One window of the Labilibaculum sp. genome contains the following:
- a CDS encoding PLP-dependent transferase, with translation MKKKEINASHTPLYREAGFNLQNSKRTKEAFAAELNHAHEPDDYIYSRYRNPTVVAVEKQIMELEGCKWALLVETGMAAIDVAVSVFQKGAATRPWLFFHEIYGGTNSFIDTVLIKRRNLDVHRFYAKEGLYDFEELERMLAEIQPEFLYFEAVSNPMLIVADVKRIMELAKQYGARIIVDNTFGTPYLWKPLLDGADMVIHSATKYLSGHGNITAGVICGNDEELMKEAIEYRKWAGHFLSPDDAYRLGTQVKSFELRFRKHCENAMELAEYLENHPKIGEVLYPGLESHPTRKEAVALFGDKGFGGMLTFDIKGTSDEDKREKCNRFIAALEDTIPLVPTLGEVDTILLPVEPVWGAKYPLPGVIRLSVGIEKIEKLKGWIGEALENM, from the coding sequence ATGAAGAAAAAAGAAATCAATGCATCGCACACGCCGCTTTACCGCGAAGCTGGCTTTAATCTGCAAAATTCGAAGCGAACCAAGGAGGCTTTTGCGGCCGAATTGAATCATGCGCACGAACCGGATGATTATATCTATTCCAGATACCGTAACCCGACTGTGGTAGCGGTCGAGAAGCAGATTATGGAATTGGAAGGATGCAAGTGGGCTTTGTTGGTGGAAACAGGAATGGCGGCCATTGATGTTGCGGTATCCGTTTTTCAGAAAGGAGCAGCAACCCGTCCCTGGCTTTTTTTTCATGAGATTTACGGCGGAACCAATTCATTTATCGATACGGTGTTGATCAAGCGACGTAATTTGGATGTGCACCGCTTTTATGCGAAAGAGGGTCTGTACGATTTTGAGGAATTGGAGCGCATGCTGGCCGAAATTCAACCTGAGTTTTTGTATTTCGAAGCCGTTTCGAATCCCATGTTGATTGTTGCCGATGTAAAACGCATCATGGAATTGGCGAAGCAATACGGTGCCAGGATAATTGTTGACAATACATTTGGAACCCCTTACTTGTGGAAACCACTCTTGGATGGTGCCGATATGGTGATTCATTCAGCAACAAAATACCTGAGCGGACATGGAAATATTACCGCCGGTGTTATTTGCGGCAACGATGAGGAACTGATGAAGGAAGCCATTGAGTACCGAAAATGGGCAGGTCATTTCTTAAGTCCGGATGATGCTTACCGATTGGGAACGCAGGTAAAAAGTTTCGAATTGCGGTTCCGGAAGCATTGCGAAAATGCAATGGAATTGGCTGAATATTTGGAAAATCATCCAAAAATAGGAGAGGTTTTGTATCCTGGACTGGAATCTCATCCAACCCGAAAAGAAGCTGTAGCTTTGTTTGGCGATAAAGGTTTTGGCGGCATGTTAACTTTCGATATCAAAGGAACTTCCGATGAGGATAAAAGAGAGAAATGCAATCGCTTTATCGCAGCTTTGGAAGATACAATTCCATTGGTACCAACATTGGGTGAAGTAGATACTATTTTATTACCTGTAGAACCTGTTTGGGGGGCAAAATATCCCTTGCCTGGCGTTATTCGATTATCGGTAGGAATTGAAAAGATAGAAAAGTTAAAAGGCTGGATAGGTGAAGCCCTAGAAAATATGTAA